A region of the Aulosira sp. FACHB-615 genome:
TCCAAAACGGTGTGGAATTTTTGGGGACAAACTGCATCGCTATTGGTAAAAAAGTACATATCTTTAAAGGTGTGAGAATTGATGCCCAAGGACATTCCAACAATAAAATTTATTTGGGTTATGGTGTAGCTATTGAACGCAATGTTGATATTGGTTGTTTAGACAACACATCTATTTATATTGACGAAGAAACTTTTATTGGCCCTCATGTATGTATTGCCGGGCCAGGAGATATTACCATTGGCAAACACTGTATGATTGCAGCCCACTCCGGCATATATGCTAACAATCACAACTTTACAAATCCCTTAGAACCAATTAAAGACCAAGGCATCACACGCAAAGGAATTGTGATTGAAGATGATTGTTGGCTAGGACATGGAGTCACTGTATTAGATGGTGTAACCATCGGTCAAGGTAGCGTTATTGGTGCAGGCGCAGTCGTCACAAAAGATATTCCGCCATTCTCCGTGGCTGTGGGTGTACCTGCAAAAGTCGTCAAAAATCGGATGAATCAGCAATTATCAGAAACAGGCGTAGGCATTACCCGGACATAATCACCACTGTATCTAAAGAAAAGTGTGTCTTTTTTTTCCCTTCAAGAAACCAAGTCATAAAATAATCATGACTTAAGTTATACCCACCCTGTTAATGGCAGTTTTAGTCATAAACAGGGTATTCGCATTGGCTTTATCAAGCTTCTCCTGTAGTGGTGAAAATTTCCGGTACAGGTACTCAAGGTGCAATCCCCAGAGTTTATTGAGCCAGCTAGAGAAAAATCACATCGCACATCACCTTGATACCTAAAGAGTACTTGCTTGTTTCATTACTCTGGCTGAAGCAACTAACAGCATGAACCCAACTGTGATGACTTAAGGGTGAGGAGTGGTGATTTCGCTCTTGTCTACTCTCTATTCTTGATAGGAAATAATTATGACGACATTTGAGCAAGCTCCAATATTTCAGTGCGAATTTGAAGACGATCGCACCGGGTTAAGTAAAGAAACTATCAAACGTGCTTTAGCTGATAATCTTTTTTACATCCAAGGTAAATACCCTGGTACAGCCACGCTCAATGATTATTATATGGCTTTGGCTTACACCGTGCGCGATCGCATGTTGCAACGTTGGTTTAAAACTACGGAAGCCTATACAAAAAAAGGTGTCAAAGTTGTCAGTTATCTCTCCGCAGAATTTCTCTTGGGGCCGCACTTAAGCAATAACTTGATCAACTTGGGGATTTATGATTTAGTCCGCCAAACCGTGGAAGAAACTGGGCTAGATTTTGTGCAACTGCGCGAAATTGAAGAAGAACCAGGCCTAGGAAATGGTGGTCTAGGTCGTCTGGCGGCTTGTTACATGGACTCTCTGTCAACTCTCGAAATTCCCGCCATTGGCTATGGAATTCGCTACGAATTTGGTATTTTTGACCAAGAAATTCGGGATGGTTGGCAAGTAGAAATTACAGATAAATGGCTGCATTTAGGCAACCCTTGGGAAATTCCCCGCCTAGAAGAAACCATCGAAGTCAAGTTTGGTGGTCGCACCGAAGGTTATTACGATGAAAAATGCCGTTATCGGGTACGCTGGATTCCCGATAAAGTGGTCAAAGGTGTTCCCTACGATACGCCCATCTTAGGTTATCGCGTCAACACGGCGAATACCTTACGGTTGTGGAAAGCTGAAGCGCCGGAATCGTTTGAATTTAAGGCATTTAACGATGGTAACTATTACGGTGCTGTCAACAAAAAAGTA
Encoded here:
- a CDS encoding DapH/DapD/GlmU-related protein, with the protein product MSNQKYAAKIQRFKEVLLTTLLADIPTMALGTKLRNWLYRSIFSQLDSSVYIQNGVEFLGTNCIAIGKKVHIFKGVRIDAQGHSNNKIYLGYGVAIERNVDIGCLDNTSIYIDEETFIGPHVCIAGPGDITIGKHCMIAAHSGIYANNHNFTNPLEPIKDQGITRKGIVIEDDCWLGHGVTVLDGVTIGQGSVIGAGAVVTKDIPPFSVAVGVPAKVVKNRMNQQLSETGVGITRT